In Chrysoperla carnea chromosome 2, inChrCarn1.1, whole genome shotgun sequence, the following proteins share a genomic window:
- the LOC123293136 gene encoding lysozyme-like encodes MNKNIIVLFISALSILQVIAETIDKCTLAQNLLDAGVSRNLLDDWVCVAGSESSYRTHIVTGPNKNKSYDYGLFQINSKWWCKRDGATSHNGCNVNCDDLLNNVPKSIECALKVYNSSKNKFAAWYGWRNKCKPPNDSMKNDISQYLKTKCGL; translated from the exons atgaataaaaatattattgtattattcatCAGTGCTTTAAGCATTCTTCAGGTGATTGCAGAAACAATTGATAAATGTACTCTTGCGCAAAATTTATTGGACGCTGGAGTATCACGGAATCTTTTGGATGATT ggGTATGTGTGGCCGGTAGCGAAAGTAGTTACAGAACACATATCGTAACTGgaccaaataaaaataagagcTACGATTATGGTTTATTCCAAATCAATAGTAAATGGTGGTGTAAAAGAGATGGTGCAACTTCACATAATGGATGCAATGTTAATTGTGATG atttattaaacAACGTTCCAAAATCAATTGAATGTGCTCTTAAAGTATACAATTCATCCAAAAATAAGTTTGCTGCATGGTACGGTTGGAGAAACAAATGTAAACCACCAAATGATTCAATGAAAAATGACatttcacaatatttaaaaacaaaatgtggATTGTAA